The Apibacter raozihei genome contains a region encoding:
- a CDS encoding TonB-dependent siderophore receptor translates to MNILKINKNFLLVFFLIFINNFTGLCQMSVSGYIMDETYNPVNKAKIIIDEAEQSSIIYSDSTGYFYIDKINADKIIVTISALGYYTQNQTLDLNKVQSLDVILKSDIKHKNNDSKYTELSSINVTGKNESYINNYSSSATRLSMLAREVPQSINSINHNIIEDRQTFQLADAVKIVPGVESSSFYNQYTIRGISQNEEGQIINGMRTRQYYFLQPLTTNIEKIEVIKGPASATFASVDPGGSINLITKKPLVTSSKTITLNTGSYNTIRGALDFTGPLNENKTLLYRLNAGFQKARSYRDLVHNDALLLSPSFTYKLSNKTKVNIETIYTNQTGNLDRGQPIFGAVSGITNLKSTPISLNLGKEGDYYKSENLILMGTFTHAFNKQISMNAAYMKQTWKEDLQEHRTTNAFAVDVNNNPVNSLVGMQYVKRKQNWSVDNFNAYISYNFKTGPISHDLITGFDFSAWKKIKGGNQSAARGYILKDGSVTSRYDPTKAEQYETVTINNVTLPKPNVNYFDLINLNHTSSDSNYIMNSQITIPPTLSRNQAIYIQEQLRWKRVIVIAGIRQDWFEDKTNYDEKNEKSFKNNKLLPRLGITLILSDNINIYSTYLEGYQPQSNTASLLPSTGNYNWSTESAAKFKPLISDLKEAGIKTNFFNNKLVANLSVYEINQKNLLMNANLAQYPDSLITRGAERSKGLELEISLNIAAYWHLYASYSYNDARITKDNNPDLIGARKQNSPYNSASFWTRYNFQNIDIIKDWGIGAGFQYNSNRIPWFDRTFKVPSYFLVDLALYYAPKNTNMQFTLNVNNVMNKTYWIGAQNYLRLFPGAPRNALATATIKF, encoded by the coding sequence ATGAATATTCTTAAGATAAATAAAAATTTTCTACTGGTCTTTTTTCTAATTTTTATAAACAATTTTACAGGCTTATGCCAGATGAGTGTTTCAGGATATATAATGGACGAAACATACAATCCTGTAAATAAAGCTAAAATAATTATAGATGAAGCTGAACAATCATCAATAATTTATTCGGATAGTACAGGATATTTCTATATTGATAAAATTAATGCAGATAAAATTATTGTAACAATAAGTGCATTAGGATATTATACACAAAATCAAACATTAGATTTAAATAAAGTTCAATCTTTAGATGTTATACTTAAATCTGACATAAAGCATAAAAATAATGATTCAAAATATACGGAACTATCTTCAATCAATGTTACGGGTAAAAATGAAAGTTATATCAACAATTATAGTTCCAGTGCAACAAGATTATCAATGCTGGCTAGAGAAGTTCCACAATCAATAAACTCTATAAATCATAATATTATCGAAGACCGGCAGACATTTCAATTGGCAGATGCAGTTAAAATTGTTCCCGGTGTAGAATCTAGCAGTTTTTACAATCAGTATACCATACGAGGGATAAGTCAGAATGAAGAAGGACAAATAATTAACGGAATGCGTACCAGACAATATTATTTTTTACAGCCATTAACAACTAACATAGAAAAAATTGAAGTAATTAAAGGTCCGGCAAGTGCTACTTTTGCAAGTGTAGATCCGGGAGGAAGTATAAATTTAATTACTAAAAAACCTTTGGTTACAAGTAGTAAAACCATAACATTGAATACGGGAAGCTATAATACAATACGGGGCGCTTTAGATTTTACCGGACCGTTAAACGAAAATAAAACATTATTATATCGATTAAATGCAGGATTTCAAAAAGCGAGAAGTTACAGGGATTTAGTGCATAACGATGCTCTGCTGCTATCACCTTCATTCACGTATAAATTGAGCAACAAAACAAAAGTTAATATAGAGACTATATATACTAATCAAACAGGTAATTTAGATAGGGGACAGCCTATATTCGGAGCAGTTTCCGGAATAACAAATTTAAAAAGTACACCCATTAGCCTTAATTTAGGTAAAGAAGGAGATTATTATAAATCTGAGAATTTAATACTTATGGGTACATTTACACATGCATTCAATAAACAAATAAGTATGAATGCTGCTTATATGAAACAAACATGGAAAGAAGATCTTCAAGAACACAGAACAACTAATGCATTTGCTGTAGATGTAAATAATAATCCTGTTAATTCTTTAGTGGGAATGCAATACGTAAAACGTAAACAAAACTGGAGTGTAGATAATTTTAACGCTTATATTAGTTATAATTTCAAGACAGGACCCATTTCTCATGATCTAATTACAGGTTTTGATTTTAGCGCATGGAAAAAAATTAAAGGAGGTAACCAAAGTGCAGCACGAGGGTATATATTGAAAGATGGAAGTGTTACCAGTCGTTATGATCCCACAAAGGCAGAACAATATGAAACCGTGACAATAAATAATGTTACTTTACCGAAGCCGAATGTTAATTATTTTGATTTAATAAATTTGAATCATACATCCTCGGATAGCAATTACATAATGAATTCACAAATTACTATTCCTCCAACTTTATCTAGAAATCAAGCTATTTATATACAAGAACAATTGAGATGGAAAAGAGTCATAGTTATAGCCGGAATTCGTCAGGATTGGTTTGAAGATAAAACAAATTATGATGAAAAAAATGAAAAATCCTTTAAAAATAATAAATTACTTCCCCGATTAGGTATCACTTTGATTTTAAGTGATAACATAAACATTTATTCAACCTATTTAGAAGGTTATCAACCACAAAGTAACACGGCAAGTTTATTACCCAGTACAGGTAACTATAATTGGAGTACGGAATCTGCAGCAAAATTTAAACCTTTGATCAGCGATTTAAAAGAAGCTGGTATTAAAACCAATTTTTTCAATAATAAGTTGGTAGCCAATCTCTCTGTTTATGAAATAAATCAAAAAAATTTATTAATGAATGCTAATCTCGCTCAATATCCCGATTCATTAATAACCAGAGGAGCTGAAAGAAGTAAAGGTTTAGAACTAGAAATATCACTTAATATAGCTGCCTATTGGCATTTATATGCATCTTACTCTTACAATGATGCAAGAATTACCAAGGATAACAATCCCGATTTAATTGGTGCCAGAAAACAGAATAGCCCCTATAACAGTGCCAGTTTCTGGACAAGGTATAACTTTCAGAATATTGATATTATAAAAGACTGGGGGATTGGTGCAGGCTTTCAGTATAATAGTAATCGTATTCCTTGGTTTGACAGAACATTCAAAGTACCTTCTTATTTTTTAGTTGATTTAGCTTTATATTATGCTCCCAAAAATACAAATATGCAATTTACGCTCAATGTTAACAATGTAATGAACAAAACCTATTGGATTGGAGCACAAAATTATCTGAGACTGTTTCCCGGAGCTCCACGTAATGCTTTAGCTACAGCCACTATAAAATTTTAA
- the ruvX gene encoding Holliday junction resolvase RuvX, with product MPKILAIDFGEKRSGLAETDDMQIIASGLAGIFTKDLFSFLEKYILKNSVEKIVIGLPVRLNGELSEIENLIQKCILKINTLYPDIPVDRIDERFTSKIAAHSISMSGKNKKKREDKHLLDEVSATLILQTYLDKKQ from the coding sequence ATGCCTAAAATACTAGCAATAGACTTCGGAGAAAAAAGAAGCGGATTAGCAGAAACTGATGATATGCAAATTATTGCAAGTGGATTAGCAGGCATTTTCACTAAAGATTTATTTTCTTTTTTAGAAAAATATATTCTCAAAAATTCCGTTGAGAAAATAGTTATAGGTTTACCTGTACGTCTTAACGGGGAACTATCGGAAATTGAAAATTTAATTCAAAAATGTATTTTAAAAATCAATACTTTATATCCGGATATTCCGGTTGATAGAATTGATGAAAGATTTACATCCAAAATAGCAGCACATTCAATAAGTATGAGTGGCAAAAATAAAAAGAAAAGAGAAGATAAACATTTATTGGATGAAGTAAGTGCAACGCTTATACTTCAAACTTATTTAGATAAAAAACAATAA
- the def gene encoding peptide deformylase, giving the protein MILPIFAYGDPILRKKTEDIDQNYPELDQLISNMYETMYKAYGIGLAAPQIGLNIRLFIIDASPLAEDEEYESIKDELLDCKKVFINPRIIERSGEPWKFNEGCLSIPDIREDVSRPEIIKIEYFDQDWNKKIETFGDIRARIIQHEYDHIEGILFTDHLSPLKKKLVKGKLNNISKGNIDVAYRMKFPSH; this is encoded by the coding sequence ATGATTTTACCTATTTTCGCTTACGGCGATCCTATATTAAGAAAAAAGACAGAAGATATCGATCAAAATTATCCTGAATTGGATCAATTGATCTCCAATATGTATGAAACCATGTACAAAGCCTATGGTATTGGCTTAGCTGCCCCACAAATTGGTCTTAATATTCGCCTGTTTATCATAGACGCTTCTCCATTGGCAGAAGATGAAGAATATGAATCTATTAAAGATGAATTACTGGATTGTAAAAAAGTATTTATCAACCCTAGAATCATTGAAAGAAGTGGTGAGCCCTGGAAATTCAATGAAGGTTGTTTAAGCATTCCCGATATAAGAGAAGATGTAAGCAGACCTGAAATAATTAAAATTGAATATTTTGATCAGGACTGGAATAAAAAAATAGAAACTTTCGGAGATATAAGAGCTCGAATAATTCAACATGAATATGATCATATCGAAGGAATTTTATTTACTGACCACTTATCACCTTTAAAGAAAAAATTGGTTAAAGGAAAACTAAACAATATTAGTAAAGGAAATATTGATGTTGCATATCGAATGAAATTTCCTTCTCATTAA
- the mazG gene encoding nucleoside triphosphate pyrophosphohydrolase, with protein sequence MNSRQNNLKAFNRLLDIMDELREKCPWDNKQTMQSLKNNTIEETFELADAIQNNDIPEIKNELGDLMLHLIFYSKIASESQLFDIGDVLNGICDKLVYRHPHIYGDVKVENEEEVKQNWEKLKLKEGRKSVLEGVPSSLPALIKAYRIQEKVKGIGFEFENNSQILNKIKEEINEFENEDDLENKEIEFGDVLFSLINYARYNQINPENALEKTNRKFISRFQMMEQLANESNKELSQLTINEMDKLWNDAKAFEK encoded by the coding sequence ATGAATTCAAGACAAAATAATTTAAAGGCATTTAATCGACTACTTGATATTATGGATGAACTCCGGGAAAAATGTCCCTGGGATAATAAACAGACGATGCAATCTTTAAAAAATAACACTATTGAAGAGACCTTTGAATTAGCGGATGCCATTCAAAACAATGATATTCCTGAGATTAAAAATGAATTAGGGGATTTAATGCTGCATCTAATCTTTTATTCTAAAATTGCTTCTGAATCTCAATTATTTGATATTGGAGATGTTTTAAATGGTATATGTGATAAATTAGTATATCGGCATCCGCATATTTATGGTGATGTAAAAGTAGAAAATGAAGAAGAAGTAAAACAGAATTGGGAAAAATTAAAATTAAAAGAAGGAAGAAAATCGGTGCTGGAAGGAGTTCCTTCTTCTCTACCTGCCTTAATTAAAGCTTACAGAATACAGGAAAAAGTAAAAGGTATCGGTTTTGAATTTGAAAATAATAGTCAGATACTTAACAAAATTAAAGAAGAAATTAATGAATTTGAAAATGAAGATGATTTAGAAAATAAAGAAATTGAATTTGGTGACGTTTTGTTTTCTTTAATTAATTATGCGCGCTATAATCAGATTAATCCAGAGAATGCTCTGGAAAAAACAAACCGAAAATTTATTTCAAGATTTCAAATGATGGAACAACTAGCCAATGAATCTAATAAAGAACTTTCTCAATTAACTATTAACGAAATGGATAAACTTTGGAATGATGCTAAAGCTTTTGAAAAATAA
- the dnaJ gene encoding molecular chaperone DnaJ, giving the protein MSKRDYYEVLEVSKTVTEIELKKAYRKKAIKFHPDKNPGDKEAEEKFKEAAEAYEVLSDPQKRARYDQYGHAGVGGAAGGGFGGGGMNMEDIFSHFGDIFGGAFGGGGFGGFSSRPQQVQGSNLRIRLSLTLKEIINGVEKTIKVKRFKLAPGATSKTCPTCHGSGQTRRVMNTPFGQMQTQTVCGTCNGTGKVADHIPPGANNMGLIKVEEEVTIKIPAGVREGIQIQARGKGNDAPFGGIPGDLIVVIEEIEDEHLKREGDNLHYELYISMPEAVLGAKKEIPTVNGKVKITVDAGTQSGKILRLKGKGLPQMQAYGHGDLFIHINVWTPNPGKLTKDQKEFFEKMVEDEHFSPKPTKNDKTFFEKIKDMFS; this is encoded by the coding sequence ATGTCAAAAAGAGATTATTACGAGGTTTTAGAAGTTTCCAAAACTGTTACTGAAATTGAGTTAAAAAAGGCTTACAGAAAGAAGGCAATAAAATTTCATCCGGATAAAAATCCTGGAGATAAAGAAGCCGAAGAAAAATTTAAAGAAGCAGCGGAAGCTTATGAAGTATTGAGTGATCCGCAGAAAAGGGCTCGTTATGATCAATATGGTCATGCTGGTGTAGGAGGTGCTGCAGGAGGAGGTTTTGGTGGCGGAGGAATGAATATGGAAGATATTTTTTCTCATTTTGGTGATATATTTGGTGGAGCCTTTGGTGGCGGAGGTTTTGGAGGATTTTCTTCACGGCCACAGCAGGTACAGGGTTCTAATTTAAGAATACGGTTATCACTAACTCTCAAAGAAATTATTAATGGAGTAGAAAAAACCATAAAAGTTAAAAGGTTCAAATTAGCACCAGGTGCAACCTCTAAAACTTGTCCTACTTGTCACGGTTCAGGTCAAACCCGAAGAGTAATGAATACTCCTTTTGGACAAATGCAGACACAGACCGTTTGTGGTACTTGCAATGGAACTGGAAAAGTTGCCGATCATATACCTCCGGGTGCCAATAATATGGGACTTATAAAAGTTGAAGAAGAAGTTACTATCAAAATACCGGCTGGTGTTAGAGAAGGAATACAAATTCAGGCTCGCGGAAAAGGAAATGACGCCCCGTTTGGAGGTATTCCCGGAGATTTAATTGTTGTCATTGAAGAAATTGAAGACGAACACCTGAAAAGAGAAGGAGATAACCTTCATTATGAATTATACATTTCAATGCCTGAGGCTGTTTTAGGAGCCAAAAAAGAAATACCAACAGTAAATGGTAAAGTCAAAATTACTGTTGATGCTGGAACTCAATCGGGTAAAATACTTCGATTAAAAGGTAAGGGACTTCCACAAATGCAGGCTTATGGTCATGGAGATTTGTTTATTCATATTAACGTTTGGACACCTAATCCTGGTAAATTAACTAAAGATCAAAAAGAGTTTTTTGAAAAGATGGTAGAAGACGAGCATTTTTCTCCTAAACCGACTAAAAATGATAAAACATTTTTTGAAAAAATAAAAGATATGTTTTCTTAA
- a CDS encoding nucleotide exchange factor GrpE has translation MSKHNENEENELIEEPNNNQNSQEETENVENLSDIKKDSGLEEKLAQEKDKFIRLFAEFDNYKKRVTKERQDLIKYSNKDLLESLLPVLDDFDRAMKELEKDDTNAAVLEGVKLIYNKLYNTLKDKGLSPIEVKSGDDFNLDLHEAITQIQAPDESLKDKIVDVVQQGYLLHDKVIRYAKVVIGK, from the coding sequence ATGTCAAAACATAATGAAAACGAAGAAAATGAGTTAATTGAAGAGCCTAACAATAATCAAAATTCTCAGGAGGAAACTGAAAATGTTGAAAATTTGTCAGATATTAAAAAAGATTCCGGACTAGAGGAAAAATTGGCACAAGAGAAAGATAAATTCATTCGGTTATTTGCAGAATTTGATAATTATAAAAAACGTGTAACCAAAGAGAGACAGGATTTAATAAAATATTCGAATAAAGATTTACTTGAATCTTTATTACCTGTATTAGACGATTTTGACAGAGCAATGAAAGAACTGGAAAAGGATGATACTAATGCAGCTGTTTTGGAAGGTGTAAAACTTATATATAATAAATTATATAACACACTGAAAGATAAAGGATTATCTCCTATAGAAGTAAAGTCCGGAGATGATTTTAATCTGGATTTACATGAAGCTATTACGCAGATTCAAGCTCCGGATGAAAGCTTAAAAGATAAAATCGTAGATGTTGTGCAGCAGGGGTATTTATTGCACGATAAAGTTATTAGATATGCTAAAGTAGTTATCGGAAAATAA
- a CDS encoding DUF5606 family protein yields MDLTKIIAITGKPGLFELVSQAKGGFIVKDLTSQKKLSINSNSQVSLLQNISIYTQDSEVPLVTVLITISAKHDYKEIDFNKSDSQKLRALMEEVQPDYAADRVYDSDLKKLFSWYNILVKNKIITEKSVATYQENLAKAKEEMEKAEAQKEITAETSEEKTSKPAKATKKKIEKDDKDSIEENKTAKTTKAASKKKTDK; encoded by the coding sequence ATGGATCTTACGAAAATAATTGCAATTACTGGAAAACCCGGTTTATTTGAATTAGTATCTCAGGCAAAAGGTGGATTTATTGTAAAAGACCTTACCTCTCAAAAGAAATTATCTATTAACTCGAACAGTCAGGTAAGTTTATTACAAAATATTTCTATTTATACTCAAGATTCTGAAGTTCCTTTAGTAACTGTATTAATTACAATTTCAGCTAAGCATGATTATAAGGAAATTGATTTTAACAAAAGCGATTCTCAGAAGCTAAGAGCTTTAATGGAAGAAGTTCAGCCAGATTATGCTGCCGACAGAGTATATGATTCTGATTTGAAAAAATTATTTTCCTGGTATAACATATTAGTTAAGAATAAGATTATTACTGAAAAATCTGTAGCTACATATCAGGAAAATCTAGCTAAAGCTAAAGAAGAAATGGAGAAAGCAGAAGCTCAAAAAGAAATTACTGCTGAAACAAGTGAAGAAAAAACTTCTAAACCTGCAAAAGCTACCAAGAAAAAAATTGAAAAAGACGATAAAGATAGTATAGAAGAAAATAAAACAGCTAAAACTACTAAAGCTGCATCTAAAAAGAAAACAGATAAGTAA
- a CDS encoding LuxE/PaaK family acyltransferase, producing the protein MINPNDIFTINSEEEFNNAAVSIFNYQYTNVYVYKRFVDFLKIDSNKIKHYTEIPFLPVEFFKKHKILDNNINSDVFYFQSSGTTSENLSKHFIGDAKIYQKSILESFKIFFGEPSEYIYLGLLPSYLEKKNSSLIYMVDFLMKQSSKKENGYFLYNFEDLNSLIKKLESKNQKIILFGVSYALLDFANMFPQNLKNTYVIETGGMKGRKEEITKDELLKELQNAFNTQNIFSEYSMTELLSQAYSLGENVYKCPPWMKILIRDAEDPFAYETNGKTGGINIIDLANYHSCSFISTQDLGKLTVSDSFQVLGRMDNSDIRGCSLLLL; encoded by the coding sequence ATGATAAATCCAAACGATATATTTACTATAAATTCTGAAGAAGAATTTAATAATGCGGCAGTTTCAATATTCAATTATCAGTATACCAATGTTTATGTATATAAAAGATTTGTAGATTTTTTGAAAATTGATAGTAATAAAATTAAACATTATACAGAAATACCATTTTTACCAGTTGAATTTTTTAAAAAGCATAAAATACTCGATAATAATATTAATTCTGATGTATTTTATTTTCAAAGTAGCGGAACTACTTCTGAAAATCTCTCCAAACACTTCATTGGAGATGCTAAGATTTATCAAAAAAGTATTTTGGAATCTTTTAAAATATTTTTTGGGGAACCTTCAGAATATATTTACTTAGGTTTATTACCTTCTTATCTGGAAAAGAAAAATTCTTCATTGATTTATATGGTTGATTTTCTAATGAAGCAATCGTCTAAAAAAGAAAACGGTTATTTTCTATATAATTTTGAAGATCTTAATTCACTTATTAAAAAACTGGAATCTAAAAATCAAAAAATTATATTATTTGGTGTGTCATACGCTTTGCTTGACTTTGCTAATATGTTTCCTCAAAACTTAAAAAATACTTATGTAATAGAGACTGGAGGCATGAAAGGGAGAAAAGAAGAAATTACTAAAGATGAGCTGCTAAAAGAACTTCAGAATGCTTTCAACACACAGAATATTTTTTCTGAATACAGTATGACTGAATTATTATCACAAGCATACTCTTTAGGTGAAAATGTTTATAAATGCCCTCCCTGGATGAAAATTTTAATTAGAGATGCAGAGGATCCTTTTGCTTATGAAACTAATGGAAAAACAGGTGGAATTAATATTATTGATTTAGCAAATTATCATAGCTGTTCTTTTATATCCACTCAAGATTTGGGAAAATTAACTGTTTCTGATTCTTTTCAGGTTTTAGGAAGAATGGATAATTCTGATATCAGAGGCTGTAGCTTATTGTTATTGTAA
- a CDS encoding YdcF family protein, with amino-acid sequence MSYYKKIFKYTLAFISLVFFWFIVHTVIIVTDGIQEDIRDADVGVIFGSKNRKDGSLSKSMERRLNIGLKLYKAGQVQKLIVTGGIAHKGYCEADLMMIYLLKNGVRLGDIIADTEAINTEENVENSLKIMEDNNFKKLIIISQYYHISRIKLMYYKKGFYNIGSASSHYYNKEYHPGTLLREFIGYYYYYFFK; translated from the coding sequence ATGTCTTATTATAAGAAAATATTCAAGTATACACTTGCGTTTATTTCACTGGTTTTCTTCTGGTTTATTGTACACACTGTTATAATTGTTACAGATGGTATTCAGGAAGATATAAGAGATGCAGATGTAGGTGTTATTTTCGGTTCAAAAAACCGGAAAGACGGTTCTTTATCTAAATCTATGGAAAGACGCTTAAACATTGGATTAAAGTTATACAAAGCGGGTCAGGTTCAAAAGTTGATAGTTACCGGAGGTATTGCTCATAAGGGTTATTGTGAAGCTGATTTAATGATGATTTATTTATTAAAAAACGGAGTTCGGTTGGGCGATATTATTGCTGATACGGAAGCTATTAATACAGAAGAAAATGTTGAAAATTCATTAAAAATTATGGAGGATAATAATTTTAAAAAACTTATTATTATTTCTCAATATTATCATATATCACGTATTAAGCTTATGTATTATAAAAAAGGATTTTATAATATTGGTTCAGCCAGCTCACATTATTATAATAAAGAATATCATCCGGGAACTTTGCTCAGAGAGTTTATCGGTTACTATTATTATTACTTTTTTAAATAA